One Methanofollis sp. genomic window carries:
- a CDS encoding LEA type 2 family protein codes for MRLAPALAALVITAFIAGCAGGPPLRPPDVTVTGIAVTALTLESMDLEVILAVDNPNSVGATIRDVSVNVSYSKNGREVFLGSGRGEEISIPAYNTTEVVIPVTTDNLAMLSAAGTLALSGELEVTAEGTMTVDAGIVSFDVPFGKTTTVSVRGR; via the coding sequence ATGAGACTCGCACCGGCCCTTGCTGCCCTGGTGATCACAGCCTTCATCGCCGGGTGTGCCGGCGGCCCGCCCCTCAGGCCGCCCGATGTCACGGTGACGGGTATCGCCGTCACCGCCCTCACCCTGGAGAGCATGGACCTGGAGGTCATCCTCGCCGTGGACAACCCGAACTCCGTGGGGGCGACGATCCGGGACGTGTCCGTGAATGTCTCCTACTCGAAGAACGGAAGAGAAGTGTTCCTCGGGTCAGGGAGAGGTGAAGAGATATCTATCCCGGCGTACAACACGACCGAGGTCGTCATCCCGGTCACCACGGATAACCTGGCCATGCTCTCCGCTGCCGGAACCCTGGCCCTCTCCGGGGAGCTGGAGGTGACGGCAGAGGGTACGATGACTGTCGATGCAGGCATCGTCTCATTCGACGTCCCCTTCGGGAAGACGACGACGGTCTCTGTCAGGGGGAGGTAG
- a CDS encoding pro-sigmaK processing inhibitor BofA family protein, with protein sequence MLGPLLGIVLAVLVAVLLYYFVKNVFVLVINAVLGIIVLFLINLFNLMGLFGKPDIPIDIITVLISALGGIIGVIIVVVLHLLGVPL encoded by the coding sequence ATGCTCGGACCACTCCTCGGGATCGTCCTCGCCGTCCTCGTCGCGGTGCTGCTGTACTACTTCGTCAAAAACGTCTTCGTCCTGGTCATCAACGCAGTCCTCGGCATTATCGTCCTCTTCCTGATCAACCTCTTCAACCTGATGGGACTCTTTGGCAAGCCCGACATCCCTATAGACATCATCACGGTCCTGATCAGCGCTCTTGGCGGGATTATCGGCGTGATCATCGTCGTCGTGCTCCACCTGCTCGGCGTTCCCCTGTGA
- a CDS encoding DUF3795 domain-containing protein, protein MEPDIRTAVCGVICDECEHRKECGGCDHVMGRPFWTAFVGAEICPVYACCTGERHFTHCGECPDLLCERFTRYRDPDVGEEEARTGLETRKARLLARRK, encoded by the coding sequence ATGGAACCCGATATCAGAACCGCTGTCTGCGGTGTGATCTGCGACGAATGTGAGCACCGGAAAGAATGCGGCGGATGCGACCATGTGATGGGCCGACCGTTCTGGACGGCTTTTGTCGGCGCCGAGATCTGTCCGGTGTATGCCTGCTGCACGGGTGAACGGCACTTCACCCACTGCGGCGAGTGCCCGGACCTTCTCTGCGAGCGTTTCACCCGGTACAGGGACCCGGACGTGGGCGAGGAGGAGGCCAGGACCGGGCTTGAGACGAGGAAGGCGCGGCTCCTCGCCAGAAGGAAATAG